A window of Candidatus Aegiribacteria sp. genomic DNA:
AAAAGTGATGGCATTGTGAATATCTCTAACTGTAATAAGGCCCATAAGATGCAATTCACCATCCACCAGAGGCAGTTTCTCAAGCCTGTGTTTTCTCAGCAGATCAAGAGCTTCCTCAAGATTTGTATCAGGAGGAGCGGTTATCAGTTCATCCACCGTTGTCATCAGTCTGCTTACAGGAGTGGAAGAATCTGACTCAAACTGGTAATCACGATTAGTCAGCATTCCCGCAAGTCTGTCACCGTTCATGACAGGAAAACCTGATACTCCGTGTATATGTGAGAGTTCGAGAGCATCGCCAATAACCGAGTCTATTTCAAGTGTTACCGGATCCACAATAACACCGCTTTCTGCTCTTTTCACTCGTCTTACGTGTTCTGCCTGACTGACGGGTGACAGGTTTTTGTGAATAACGCCCAAACCTCCCTCCTGTGCAAGAGCAATGGCCATATCGGCTTCAGTTACAGTATCCATTGCAGCACTGAGAATGGGAATATTCAAAGTAATACCCCGGGTAAGTTTTGTTGTCAGATCTACTTCGGAGGGGAGTATACTCGATCGACCTGGTAGAATCAGAATATCATCGTATGTAAGTGCTTCCCTGATATTGGATAGGTTCATATTTCTCTCCGTCCAGATTTTACCGGGTCAGTCACACCAATAGATGAACCTGCCGCAGGCAGGACATGTTTCAACCTGTTTGTTTCTGTCAGGAGAAGCAACAAAGGCAGTGGGTAACTGTGTAAAACATCCACTGCATCGTTCATTTATAACAGGAACTACAGCATTCCCGTAATGACTGGCAAGTTGATCGTACATATCACGATTTCTCCGGGTGATTAATAAAGCAAGTTCACACCGCATCTTTTTTAGTTCCGCTACTGCTGCAGCTGGTGACAGCCCCAGTTTTTTCTCCTGTTTCTGGATATCCTTATTCTGGAGGTCTGATATCATGACATCAAGATCGTGAAGGCTGATCAGTCTTTCAAGGTCTTTATTCATTCTGCTTACTTTCCTGGAGGGTAAATTTTAATATCGATGCTGCTTCAACCGGTGAATCGGCTGACAGCAGTTTTTCTGCTCCGTCCGTTCGAAGCAGTTTGGCCAGATGCCTGATTAACTTCATGTGCTCTTCCGGTCCGGACGGTCTCACAGGAGTTATGAAAAGTATAATTACCTTAACTTTTTCCACAGGCCAGGGAATGCCCTTTTTTGATTTCCCGATGGCAATCATGAAGTCATCTACGAGAATGCTCCTGCAATGAGGCATTGCAATACCATTATGAACAATTGTCGGTTCGGCCTGTTCTCTTGTTTCAAGTGCTGTTAAAAGAAGATCCTCAGTGGTTTTCTGAAATGAGAATAGCTTTAGTAATTCCGCAATCGCGGTTTTTCTGTTAACTGATGTGATACTCCAATTGTAAAAAATCGGTCTTTTCAAATGCCCTCCTTATCCGACTTGGTCTTTAATATAGAATTTGTTTATCGTCCTGCAAGTACCATATTGGATTCAGGTGGGGTGAATAATGTCCACAGACAAAAAAATAGTCGAATTTGCTTTTCAGGAGGACTCGCTGGTTGTTTCATTTTTGAGGAATATTGTACATAATATTTCTCCTTTAATGTCTCAATTGATTGATAAACTTACTATTGATAGAGATGTAATACTGAACATCCTTTCGCTTCAGGAGGATGGGGCACTTCCAATACTCCTTGACGGACAGATCTGGCTATCCATCTCCATAAGCGCGGGAGATTCCCGAATTACATCGCTGAAAAGCGCTTCAAGGCTCGAACTGGAGGAATGGCTGGAGATATTTCATGGTGGCAGACCGGGAATTCTTACTGATGAATCGGGACATGTATTCGCTATGACGGAAACCGCTAACGAGATTTTTGCCGGATACAGAGGCACTTCTCTTCGAGATTTTCTCGATCAGGTTTCAATGACGGCGTTTATTTCCGCAAGCTCGAAAAGCCTTTCAGGAAAACGGATCAGGGAATTCTCGGTTCTGACTAAAACAGGTCACATGAATAAAAGATCTTTAGTCGCATCTCTTCAGAAAGTTGGTGTCGGCAACAGATTGCTGATTGTATCCTTTTCTTCTCCCTCGATGGCAATGACAACATTTGAACAGGATGACTCGAAATTTGCAAAAACCCTTTTCTCCGTAATTCCCATTCCTGCGGTAAGGATTAATGGAAAAGGAACTATCGTTGCAGTAAACAGTCATGCAGCCCACATTGTTTCCAGTTCAGGAGGAAAGGAACTGCTTTCCACACAGTTCAATGATTGGATAATAAAAGAAGACAAAACAAGAGTATCTGCTCTGTTTAAAAGCAAAGCCGATACTATGGCTGCTCCCTTTCAGTTCAGAGCGGGACTGGTTATCACAGAAAACCTTGTTACGCACTTTGAAATGACCAGCCTGCTCATGCCTGATGGAGAGAGTCTGATTGTCTTTTTCATGCCTGTTGATATGATTAGAGGCTCGGATACTGAAACCTATCCCGGACAGATCATTCTTGAACTTATAGACGTGCTTAATGAATTCAACAGAGAAAAAGATTCAGTCCACTCTCTCCTCGAATTCCTCAGAGTTGGCACTGGAGCCAGAGGAGCTGCATACATCTCCAGATCGAGAAAAGTAGCTGTTGGAGATGCACCACTGACTGAAAGTGAACAAGCTCAACTTGATAAGAGCAGGAATACCTGGACGGAAGATATTCTTGGATTCAATCTGACAATTCCAGTTCAGCAGAAACAGGGTCAGGCTCATCTCAAAATTTCAGGAACACCGTCCCGCAATCTGGACCCCCTTGGAAGACTGGTTCTTCAGCTTGTTCCCATACTGATGCAGTATTCACAATCACATCAGTATCAAAGAAGCACGATGAAAATATTGAATTCAATTTCAGAATTCATGGCTCTTCTGAAGGGTCGTGAGCGAAATGTGCAAACGCTGCTTGATGAAATTGGATCAATCATCGGAGCTGAATATATGGTTATACACAAGGTTAGCTCCAGAGAACCTGTTCTCAGACCCCTTGTATCATCTGGAACCTCAACAGATCCAGGTATTCTTTCTCTCGAAATTCCATCAATTGCATCCTGGGCTTACACGCATACGGAAACGTGCTATGTCCCTGATACAGCAGTTGATCAAAGATTTTCGTCTATTTTCCCATCATCCAGAAGTGAATTGTCCGTTCCGCTTATTTCCGAAGGCAGAGCGATAGGAACTCTCACAGCGGGGAGCAGTCACAGAGACGCTTTTAAAAAACCGCTTCCAGGACTTCTTCGCACTCTATGTGTGGGTTTATCACTGTGGCTGCTCAGAAACACTCAGGAGGATAAACAGAATAATGTTATGCAGCAGGAAGAAAAGCCCAGTGAACATATAGGGTTGGAAGATCTTCTTCTCAGTCTTTCTCACAGAATGAGAGCTCCGATAACCACTCTCAGAGGACATACGGATCTACTGATCTCAGAAAAACTTGGGAAGCTCACATCTGATCAGAAGAATTCCTTGAAGGCTATGAATACCGCACTTATCGACCTTGTTGAATATGCAGAGCGAATGCTGACTTTCATGAAGATAGAACTGAGCGATGAAACTCTGAAAATTATCTGGGCTCGTCCTGCGGATGTTGTCTCTTCACTATTACCTATCTTCTCGGAAATGGGAAAAAACCAGAAGGTTTCTGTAAGGGCGGAACTTCCTTCAGAACCCTTTACCGCAAGTTTCGACAGGTCACGCCTTGAACAGATAATTGGAAATCTTGTACACAATGCTATTCAGTACAATGAACCTGATGGATCAGTGAATATCAACGTAAGACTGGATAACAGCACTCACTGGATTCTTGAAGTATTCAATACCGGCAGCGGTATCCCTCCAGAGGATCTGCCAAATGTATTCGATAGATTCTACACAGGCAGCAATAACATCGAGGTTACTCGAGGTCTGGGGATTGGTTTGACAATCGTAAGAAGTTTTACTCAACAGATGGGCGGCACTGTCAGTGTACGAAGCAGAACTGGATACGGAACCTGGTTTACCGTCCGACTTCCCCTCTCATGATAGATAAGAGAAA
This region includes:
- a CDS encoding GAF domain-containing sensor histidine kinase, giving the protein MSTDKKIVEFAFQEDSLVVSFLRNIVHNISPLMSQLIDKLTIDRDVILNILSLQEDGALPILLDGQIWLSISISAGDSRITSLKSASRLELEEWLEIFHGGRPGILTDESGHVFAMTETANEIFAGYRGTSLRDFLDQVSMTAFISASSKSLSGKRIREFSVLTKTGHMNKRSLVASLQKVGVGNRLLIVSFSSPSMAMTTFEQDDSKFAKTLFSVIPIPAVRINGKGTIVAVNSHAAHIVSSSGGKELLSTQFNDWIIKEDKTRVSALFKSKADTMAAPFQFRAGLVITENLVTHFEMTSLLMPDGESLIVFFMPVDMIRGSDTETYPGQIILELIDVLNEFNREKDSVHSLLEFLRVGTGARGAAYISRSRKVAVGDAPLTESEQAQLDKSRNTWTEDILGFNLTIPVQQKQGQAHLKISGTPSRNLDPLGRLVLQLVPILMQYSQSHQYQRSTMKILNSISEFMALLKGRERNVQTLLDEIGSIIGAEYMVIHKVSSREPVLRPLVSSGTSTDPGILSLEIPSIASWAYTHTETCYVPDTAVDQRFSSIFPSSRSELSVPLISEGRAIGTLTAGSSHRDAFKKPLPGLLRTLCVGLSLWLLRNTQEDKQNNVMQQEEKPSEHIGLEDLLLSLSHRMRAPITTLRGHTDLLISEKLGKLTSDQKNSLKAMNTALIDLVEYAERMLTFMKIELSDETLKIIWARPADVVSSLLPIFSEMGKNQKVSVRAELPSEPFTASFDRSRLEQIIGNLVHNAIQYNEPDGSVNINVRLDNSTHWILEVFNTGSGIPPEDLPNVFDRFYTGSNNIEVTRGLGIGLTIVRSFTQQMGGTVSVRSRTGYGTWFTVRLPLS
- a CDS encoding PTS sugar transporter subunit IIA, with protein sequence MKRPIFYNWSITSVNRKTAIAELLKLFSFQKTTEDLLLTALETREQAEPTIVHNGIAMPHCRSILVDDFMIAIGKSKKGIPWPVEKVKVIILFITPVRPSGPEEHMKLIRHLAKLLRTDGAEKLLSADSPVEAASILKFTLQESKQNE